The following proteins come from a genomic window of Sorghum bicolor cultivar BTx623 chromosome 3, Sorghum_bicolor_NCBIv3, whole genome shotgun sequence:
- the LOC110434015 gene encoding protein FAR1-RELATED SEQUENCE 5-like, whose amino-acid sequence MVDGEGHLKGLFWCDSQCLLDYEAFGDVVVFDSTYKTNRYNLPLVPFVGVNHHRSTVIFGCGIISHENIESYVWMLHTFSEAMIQKHPVSVITDGDLAMQRAIRLVWPNSSHRLCIWHIEQNIVRNVKDDVVKDEFRSFLYDCWPIEETETKWLQFLDKHKVTNKESWLCQMYDTREIWCASYHAGKCYLGLRSNQRSESLNSRIHMRLDRKMTLLDMVRHVDHCLSGLRANEAKLDTDALQSEFNIKAAKKCFLIEIEDGDNMSEYIVGRKDKGDMMYFVKCEFCDEGNLKEISCSCRKLQSIGTPCSHI is encoded by the exons ATGGTTGATGGGGAAGGACACCTAAAGGGCCTATTCTGGTGTGACAGTCAATGTCTGCTTGATTATGAAGCTTTTGGTGATGTCGTTGTATTTGATAGCACCTACAAAACTAATCGGTACAACCTACCCCTTGTTCCTTTTGTTGGGGTGAATCACCATCGAAGCACAGTTATTTTTGGGTGTGGAATTATTTCTCATGAGAATATTGAGTCATATGTGTGGATGCTACATACATTTTCTGAGGCCATGATTCAGAAGCATCCGGTCTCCGTGATCACTGATGGGGACCTTGCTATGCAGAGAGCAATCAGGTTGGTGTGGCCGAATTCATCGCATAGGCTCTGCATATGGCATATTGAGCAGAACATTGTGCGCAATGTTAAAGATGATGTTGTGAAAGATGAATTCAGGAGTTTCCTTTATGATTGTTGGCCCATAGAAGAGACTGAGACAAAATGGTTGCAATTTTTGGATAAGCATAAGGTTACCAATAAGGAGTCATGGTTGTGTCAGATGTATGATACGAGGGAAATCTGGTGTGCTTCGTATCATGCTGGTAAGTGCTACTTAGGACTAAGGAGCAACCAAAGGAGTGAGAGCCTAAACTCTAGGATTCATATGCGTCTAGATCGTAAAATGACACTGCTTGACATGGTACGTCATGTGGACCATTGCCTTTCAGGGCTGCGCGCAAATGAGGCAAAGTTGGACACCGATGCATTGCAATCTGAG TTCAACATAAAAGCAGCCAAGAAGtgttttttgattgagattgaggATGGTGATAATATGAGTGAGTATATTGTCGGCAGGAAGGATAAAGGAGACATGATGTACTTCGTCAAATGTGAATTTTGTGATGAAGGCAATCTTAAGGAAATTTCTTGTTCTTGTCGTAAGTTACAATCGATTGGAACCCCCTGCTCACACATCTAG
- the LOC8078049 gene encoding uncharacterized protein LOC8078049 has product MGNAGSAPDQAKNSADGGSAADAEARRGPPSTVRFFPDAERHKARQPPPIKLEEEEGVPPPPATEEEMAPRNLWQVYALGAFIVLRWAWAKWKENQDSKDSPDGADGDAPDRST; this is encoded by the exons ATGGGCAACGCCGGGAGTGCGCCGGACCAGGCCAAGAACTCGGCGGATGGGGGCAGCGCTGCCGACGCGGAGGCCCGCCGCGGGCCGCCGTCGACGGTGCGTTTTTTCCCCGATGCGGAGCGCCACAAGGCACGGCAGCCGCCGCCGATAAAgctcgaggaggaggagggcgtcCCGCCGCCGCCTGCCACCGAGGAGGAGATGGCCCCGCGCAACCTCTGGCAG GTGTATGCGCTTGGGGCGTTCATTGTGTTGAGATGGGCCTGGGCTAAGTGGAAGGAGAACCAGGACAGCAAGGACTCACCGGATGGTGCCGATGGGGATGCACCGGACAGATCGACTTAA